One Rosa chinensis cultivar Old Blush chromosome 3, RchiOBHm-V2, whole genome shotgun sequence DNA window includes the following coding sequences:
- the LOC121052237 gene encoding uncharacterized protein LOC121052237 translates to MEVQTDDQLPAQQPVEKCSIRQVSRVEETGGQREIIREEEEVQAIDEQPSPPPAEQCSIGHAWSEEEVGALNKGLGSEVDVQIIEVKQSQSSVAAGSRRSIQALGFLESYLGEHQQSLASTNEASIPNLYEVAQAKAKIQRISALSIDEVMESECVQSFKSSLEFLLKSDDTAGAQSANIEHVLGKLALFEFKYSTASKITDEVNEVSKRKLELEQEVKYYTICSSI, encoded by the exons ATGGAGGTCCAAACAGATGACCAGCTGCCAGCACAGCAGCCTGTTGAAAAATGTAGCATTAGGCAGGTATCGAGAGTGGAAGAAACAGGAGGACAGCGAGAAATAAttagagaagaagaggaggtgcAAGCTATCGACGAGCAGCCTTCACCACCGCCTGCTGAACAATGTAGCATTGGGCATGCATGGAGTGAGGAAGAAGTTGGAGCACTCAACAAAGGATTGGGTAGTGAGGTTGACGTCCAAATCATTGAGGTGAAGCAATCACAATCCTCAGTTGCTGCAGGC TCTAGGCGCTCTATCCAAGCTTTGGGGTTTCTGGAAAGTTATCTCGGCGAGCACCAACAAAGCTTGGCCAGTACCAACGAAGCTTCAATCCCCAATTTGTATGAGGTTGCTCAAGCAAAGGCCAAAATTCAAAGGATTTCCGCTCTCTCTATTGATGAAGTCATGGAATCTGAGTGTGTTCAAAGCTTCAAATCATCGTTGGAATTTTTACTCAAATCTGACGACACAGCTGGAGCTCAGTCGGCAAATATTGAACATGTCTTGGGCAAGCTGGCTTTGTTCGAGTTTAAATATTCCACAGCTAGCAAAATCACCGATGAAGTGAATGAAGTGTCTAAAAGGAAGTTAGAGCTGGAACAAGAAGTGAAATACTATACTATCTGCTCATCGATCTGA